One stretch of Xanthomonas sp. DAR 35659 DNA includes these proteins:
- a CDS encoding sugar porter family MFS transporter, producing MSSVSLDRADGAGENTRLIILISCVATIGGFLFGFDSGVINGTVDGLKQTFHSSAAGTGFEVASMLLGCAVGAFFAGWLADRLGRRAVLIISAVLFLLSALGAGAAHNSGIFIFARVMGGFAVGAASVMSPAYIAEVAPARYRGRLATVQQIAIISGLFTAFLSNYVLVKLASASTEPLWLGQAAWRWMFWMQAFPSLLFLLLLLAIPESPRYLVVKGRREDALAVLTRLYGPREAQAKLTEISASLAADQHKPKLSDLVSKVTGKVRPIVWIGIGLATFQQLVGINVVFYYGAVLWQAVGFSESDSLLINVLSGGLSIGACLVTVMLIDKIGRKPLLWVGSAGMAVSLALVTLAFASASLDAAGKLAMSPGMGRLALIAANVYVIFFNMSWGPVMWVMLGEMFPNQIRGSGLAVAGAAQWTSNFLITVSFPILLTSIGLAGAYGIYTVAAFISVFFVLKYVYETKGRELEQMQG from the coding sequence ATGTCCAGCGTCTCCCTAGACCGCGCCGATGGCGCAGGCGAGAACACGCGCCTCATCATCCTCATCAGTTGCGTCGCCACCATCGGCGGCTTCCTGTTCGGCTTCGACAGCGGCGTGATCAACGGCACCGTCGACGGCCTCAAGCAGACCTTCCACTCCAGCGCCGCCGGCACCGGCTTCGAGGTCGCCTCGATGCTGCTGGGCTGCGCGGTCGGCGCCTTCTTCGCCGGCTGGCTGGCCGACCGCCTGGGCCGGCGCGCGGTGCTGATCATCTCCGCGGTGCTGTTCCTGCTGTCGGCGCTGGGCGCCGGCGCCGCGCACAATTCCGGCATCTTCATCTTCGCCCGGGTGATGGGCGGGTTCGCGGTCGGCGCGGCCAGCGTGATGTCGCCGGCCTACATCGCCGAGGTCGCGCCGGCGCGCTATCGCGGGCGCCTGGCCACGGTGCAGCAGATCGCCATCATCAGCGGGCTGTTCACCGCGTTCCTGAGCAACTACGTGCTGGTCAAGCTGGCCAGCGCCTCGACCGAGCCGCTGTGGCTGGGCCAGGCCGCGTGGCGCTGGATGTTCTGGATGCAGGCGTTCCCGTCGCTGCTGTTCCTGCTGCTGTTGCTGGCGATCCCGGAGAGTCCGCGCTACCTGGTGGTCAAGGGCCGTCGCGAGGACGCGCTGGCGGTGCTGACCAGGCTGTACGGCCCGCGCGAGGCGCAGGCCAAGCTGACCGAGATCTCCGCCTCGCTGGCCGCCGACCAGCACAAGCCCAAGCTGTCGGACCTGGTCAGCAAGGTCACCGGCAAGGTGCGCCCGATCGTGTGGATCGGCATCGGCCTGGCCACTTTCCAGCAACTGGTCGGCATCAACGTGGTGTTCTACTACGGCGCGGTGCTGTGGCAGGCGGTGGGCTTCTCGGAAAGCGACTCGCTGCTGATCAACGTGCTGTCCGGCGGGCTGAGCATCGGCGCCTGCCTGGTCACGGTGATGTTGATCGACAAGATCGGGCGCAAGCCGCTGCTGTGGGTCGGCTCGGCCGGCATGGCGGTGTCGCTGGCGCTGGTCACGCTGGCCTTCGCCAGCGCCTCGCTGGACGCCGCCGGCAAGCTGGCGATGTCGCCGGGCATGGGCCGGCTGGCGCTGATCGCGGCCAATGTCTACGTGATCTTCTTCAACATGTCCTGGGGCCCGGTGATGTGGGTGATGCTGGGCGAGATGTTCCCCAACCAGATCCGCGGCTCCGGCCTGGCGGTGGCGGGCGCGGCGCAGTGGACCTCCAACTTCCTCATCACCGTCTCGTTCCCGATCCTGCTCACCAGCATCGGCCTGGCCGGCGCCTACGGCATCTACACCGTGGCTGCCTTCATCTCGGTGTTCTTCGTGCTCAAGTACGTCTACGAGACCAAGGGCCGCGAACTGGAACAGATGCAAGGCTGA
- the xylA gene encoding xylose isomerase: MSNSVYIGAKEYFPGIGRIPFEGKASDNPLAFKVYDANKRIGDKTMAEHLRFAVAYWHSFCGNGADPFGPGTRAYPWDAGSDALGRAEAKADAAFEFFTKLGVPYYCFHDIDLAPDADDVGQYEKNLQHMVGIAKQRQADTGIKLLWGTANLFSHPRYMNGASTNPDFDVVARAAVQVKAALDATVALGGENYVFWGGREGYASLHNTQMKREQDHMARFLTIARDYGRSIGFKGNFLIEPKPMEPMKHQYDFDSATVIGFLRQHGLDQDFKLNIEANHATLSGHSFEHDLQVASDAGLLGSIDANRGNPQNGWDTDQFPTDLYDTVGAMLVVLRQGGLAPGGLNFDAKVRRESSDPQDLFLAHIGGMDAFARGLEVAHALLTASPLEQWRAERYASFDSGAGAAFANGTSTLADLAKYAAGNGEPQQRSGRQEAYENLINQYLIR, translated from the coding sequence ATGAGCAACTCCGTCTACATCGGCGCCAAGGAATACTTCCCGGGCATCGGCCGCATTCCGTTCGAAGGCAAGGCCTCGGACAACCCGCTGGCGTTCAAGGTCTACGACGCGAACAAGCGCATCGGCGACAAGACCATGGCCGAGCACCTGCGCTTCGCGGTGGCGTACTGGCACAGCTTCTGCGGCAACGGCGCCGATCCGTTCGGCCCGGGCACGCGCGCCTATCCGTGGGATGCCGGCAGCGACGCGCTGGGCCGCGCCGAGGCCAAGGCCGACGCGGCGTTCGAGTTCTTCACCAAGCTCGGCGTGCCGTACTACTGCTTCCACGATATCGACCTGGCGCCGGACGCCGACGACGTCGGCCAGTACGAGAAGAACCTGCAGCACATGGTCGGCATCGCCAAGCAGCGCCAGGCCGACACCGGCATCAAGCTGCTGTGGGGCACGGCCAACCTGTTCTCGCATCCGCGCTACATGAACGGCGCCTCGACCAACCCGGACTTCGACGTGGTCGCGCGCGCCGCGGTGCAGGTCAAGGCCGCGCTGGACGCGACGGTGGCGCTGGGCGGTGAGAACTACGTGTTCTGGGGCGGCCGCGAAGGCTACGCCAGCCTGCACAACACGCAGATGAAGCGCGAGCAGGACCACATGGCGCGCTTTCTGACCATCGCCCGCGACTACGGCCGCAGCATCGGCTTCAAGGGCAACTTCCTGATCGAGCCCAAGCCGATGGAGCCGATGAAGCATCAGTACGACTTCGACAGCGCCACCGTTATCGGCTTCCTGCGCCAGCATGGCCTGGACCAGGACTTCAAGCTCAACATCGAGGCCAACCACGCCACGCTGTCCGGGCACAGCTTCGAGCACGACCTGCAGGTGGCCAGCGATGCCGGGCTGCTGGGCAGCATCGACGCCAACCGCGGCAACCCGCAGAACGGCTGGGACACCGACCAGTTCCCGACCGACCTGTACGACACGGTGGGGGCGATGCTGGTGGTGCTGCGGCAGGGCGGGCTGGCGCCGGGCGGGCTGAACTTCGACGCCAAGGTGCGGCGCGAGTCGTCCGATCCGCAGGATCTGTTCCTGGCGCACATCGGCGGCATGGACGCATTCGCGCGCGGCCTGGAAGTGGCGCACGCGCTGCTGACGGCCTCGCCGCTGGAGCAGTGGCGCGCCGAGCGCTACGCCAGCTTCGACAGCGGCGCCGGCGCGGCCTTCGCCAACGGCACCAGCACCCTGGCCGACCTGGCCAAGTACGCGGCGGGCAACGGCGAACCCCAGCAACGCAGCGGCCGCCAGGAAGCCTACGAGAACCTGATCAACCAATACCTGATCCGCTGA
- the xylB gene encoding xylulokinase, whose protein sequence is MSLYIGLDVGTQSVKLLAYDADSRRVVATHGHALELISRDDGTREQQAQWWIDGIVACFAALTAEQRAQVRAISVSGQQHGFVPVDAHGQVTAPVKLWCDTSTQRECEEIMQAVGGEQRCVELAGNPILAGYTASKLPWTRKHRGAAYASMTSVLLPHDYVNFWLTGERYTEVGDASGSGWLDVRTRQWSAPLLQAIDPQRDLAAALPPLVPTETTFVLSAAAAQTLGLPRDVRVATGGGDNMMAAIGTGNVVPGRLTMSLGTSGTLFAYADRPVVDDAARWAAFCSSSGGWLPLICTMNCTVATETISRLFGIKTGEGEALLDATAPGAGGLVLLPFFNGERTPNLPAARGCMTGMDLHNTTPAHFYRAAMEGATYSLRNGFDAFVDAGLVFDSIYVTGGGSKSAGWRQLIADLFGLPVHVPAQAEGAAFGAALQALWADGHARGDRASLAEVVLQHQQDDAALSAQPDRQRGAQYQAHYQTFLNHLHAIGPLYAG, encoded by the coding sequence ATGAGTCTGTACATCGGCCTGGACGTGGGCACGCAGAGCGTCAAGCTGCTGGCCTACGATGCGGACAGCCGCCGCGTGGTCGCCACGCACGGCCATGCGCTGGAACTGATCAGCCGCGACGACGGCACCCGCGAGCAGCAGGCGCAGTGGTGGATCGACGGCATCGTCGCCTGCTTCGCCGCACTGACTGCGGAGCAGCGCGCGCAGGTGCGCGCGATCTCGGTGTCCGGGCAGCAGCACGGCTTCGTGCCGGTGGATGCGCACGGGCAGGTGACCGCGCCGGTCAAGCTGTGGTGCGACACCAGCACCCAGCGCGAATGCGAGGAGATCATGCAGGCGGTTGGCGGCGAGCAGCGCTGCGTGGAACTGGCCGGCAACCCGATCCTGGCCGGCTACACCGCCTCCAAGCTGCCGTGGACGCGCAAGCATCGCGGTGCGGCGTACGCCAGCATGACCTCGGTGCTGCTGCCGCACGACTACGTCAATTTCTGGCTCACCGGCGAGCGTTATACCGAAGTCGGCGACGCCTCCGGCAGCGGCTGGCTGGACGTGCGCACCCGGCAGTGGTCGGCGCCGCTGCTGCAGGCGATCGATCCGCAGCGCGACCTGGCCGCGGCGCTGCCGCCGCTGGTGCCGACCGAGACCACCTTCGTCCTGTCAGCGGCCGCGGCGCAGACCCTGGGCCTGCCGCGCGACGTGCGCGTGGCCACCGGCGGCGGCGACAACATGATGGCCGCGATCGGCACCGGCAACGTGGTGCCGGGGCGGCTGACGATGAGCCTGGGCACCTCCGGCACGCTGTTCGCGTACGCCGACCGGCCGGTGGTGGACGACGCCGCGCGCTGGGCCGCGTTCTGCTCCTCCAGCGGCGGCTGGCTGCCGCTGATCTGCACGATGAACTGCACCGTGGCCACCGAGACCATCTCGCGCCTGTTCGGGATCAAGACCGGCGAGGGCGAGGCGCTGCTGGACGCCACTGCGCCCGGCGCCGGCGGACTGGTGCTGCTGCCGTTCTTCAACGGCGAACGCACCCCGAACCTGCCGGCCGCGCGCGGCTGCATGACCGGCATGGACCTGCACAACACCACCCCGGCGCACTTCTACCGCGCGGCGATGGAAGGCGCGACCTACAGCCTGCGCAATGGCTTCGACGCCTTCGTCGATGCCGGGCTGGTGTTCGATTCCATCTACGTCACCGGCGGCGGCAGCAAGAGCGCGGGCTGGCGGCAACTGATCGCCGACCTGTTCGGCTTGCCGGTGCATGTGCCGGCGCAGGCCGAGGGCGCCGCGTTCGGCGCCGCGCTGCAGGCGCTGTGGGCCGACGGCCACGCGCGGGGCGACCGCGCCAGCCTGGCCGAGGTGGTGCTGCAGCACCAGCAGGACGACGCCGCGCTGTCCGCGCAGCCGGATCGGCAACGTGGGGCGCAGTACCAGGCGCACTACCAGACCTTCCTGAACCACTTGCATGCCATCGGCCCGCTCTACGCCGGCTGA
- a CDS encoding glycosyl hydrolase family 95 catalytic domain-containing protein encodes MSIELTRRALCKAIGAGMVAGLAPPVAARTAAAAPASDAAPVADPAALTLWYRRPATQWVEALPVGNGRLGAMVWGGIAHERLQLNEDTLYAGQPYDATSPDALAALPQVRALIFAGRYAEAEALADAKLLSRPPKQMPYQPLADLLLDYDRADGIDGYRRELDLDTALATTRFASGGATHLREVFVSPTEQCIVVRLSCDMPGRIALRIGIDSPQAGELSEEQGALLFAGRNAGFAGIEGGLRFALRVLPRVRGGQTRFERGRLRIEAADEVVLLLTAATSYRRYDDVSGDPLAISAAQLRKAAALSYPQLLERHLAEHRRLFRRVAIDLGSSAAAQLPTDERVQGFSRGHDPALAALYHQYGRYLLICSSRPGSQPANLQGIWNDLMQPPWESKYTVNVNTQMNYWPSEANALHECVEPLEAMLFDLAETGARTARAMYAAPGWVVHNNTDLWRQAGPIDGAKWSLWPMGGVWLLQQLWDRWDYGRDRAYLQRIYPLFKGAAEFFVATLQRDPHSGAMVTNPSLSPENRHPFGAAVCAGPAMDAQLLRDIFAQCIKMGRLLGVDAALGERLAALRAQLPPDRIGAAGQLQEWQQDWDLQAPEPHHRHVSHLYALHPSSQINLRDTPALAEAARRSLQRRGDSATGWGLGWRLNLWARLRDGEHAHRILAMLLSPERTYPNLFDAHPPFQIDGNFGGTAGITEMLLQSWGDSIWLLPALPQAWPHGQVRGLRVRGAAGVDLSWRDGRLRHARLSSERGGHYTLVYGGQSVTADLSPGATMDLGLRDDRLVRQ; translated from the coding sequence ATGAGCATCGAACTGACCCGCCGCGCGCTGTGCAAGGCGATCGGCGCCGGCATGGTGGCCGGGCTCGCGCCCCCGGTCGCGGCGCGCACCGCCGCCGCGGCGCCTGCCAGCGACGCCGCGCCCGTCGCCGATCCGGCCGCGTTGACCCTGTGGTACCGGCGGCCGGCCACGCAATGGGTGGAGGCCTTGCCGGTCGGCAATGGCCGGCTCGGCGCGATGGTGTGGGGCGGCATCGCCCACGAACGCCTGCAGTTGAACGAAGACACCCTGTATGCCGGCCAGCCCTACGATGCGACCTCGCCGGACGCGTTGGCGGCGCTGCCGCAGGTGCGCGCACTGATCTTCGCCGGCCGCTACGCCGAGGCCGAGGCGCTGGCCGACGCCAAGCTGCTGTCGCGTCCGCCCAAGCAGATGCCGTACCAGCCGCTGGCCGACCTGCTGCTCGACTACGACCGCGCCGACGGCATCGATGGCTACCGGCGCGAGCTGGACCTGGACACCGCGCTGGCCACGACCCGCTTCGCCTCCGGCGGCGCGACCCATCTGCGCGAGGTGTTCGTCTCGCCGACCGAGCAGTGCATCGTGGTGCGCCTGTCCTGCGACATGCCGGGCCGCATCGCGCTGCGCATCGGCATCGACAGCCCGCAGGCGGGCGAGCTGAGCGAGGAGCAGGGCGCGCTGCTGTTCGCCGGCCGCAACGCCGGCTTCGCCGGCATCGAGGGCGGACTGCGCTTCGCCCTGCGCGTGCTGCCGCGGGTGCGCGGCGGCCAGACCCGCTTCGAGCGCGGACGCCTGCGCATCGAAGCCGCCGACGAGGTGGTGCTGCTGCTGACCGCGGCCACCAGCTACCGGCGCTACGACGACGTGAGCGGCGATCCGCTGGCGATCAGCGCCGCGCAGCTGCGCAAGGCAGCGGCGCTGTCCTATCCGCAACTGCTGGAGCGGCATCTGGCAGAGCACCGGCGCCTGTTCCGCCGGGTCGCGATCGACCTGGGCAGCAGCGCCGCCGCGCAACTGCCCACCGACGAACGCGTGCAGGGCTTCTCCCGCGGCCACGATCCGGCCCTGGCCGCGCTCTATCACCAGTACGGGCGCTATCTGCTGATCTGCAGCTCGCGGCCGGGCAGCCAGCCGGCCAACCTGCAGGGCATCTGGAACGACCTGATGCAGCCGCCGTGGGAGAGCAAGTACACGGTCAACGTCAACACCCAGATGAACTACTGGCCCAGCGAGGCCAACGCCTTGCACGAGTGCGTGGAACCGCTGGAAGCCATGCTGTTCGATCTGGCCGAAACCGGTGCCCGCACCGCGCGGGCCATGTACGCCGCGCCGGGCTGGGTGGTGCACAACAACACCGACCTGTGGCGCCAGGCCGGGCCGATCGACGGCGCGAAGTGGAGCCTGTGGCCGATGGGCGGCGTGTGGCTGCTGCAGCAGCTGTGGGACCGCTGGGACTACGGCCGCGATCGCGCCTACCTGCAGCGCATCTATCCGTTGTTCAAGGGCGCGGCCGAGTTCTTCGTCGCCACCTTGCAGCGCGACCCGCACAGCGGGGCGATGGTGACCAACCCGTCGCTGTCGCCGGAGAACCGGCATCCCTTCGGCGCCGCGGTGTGCGCCGGCCCGGCGATGGATGCACAGTTGTTGCGCGATATTTTTGCGCAGTGCATCAAAATGGGCCGGCTGCTGGGCGTGGATGCGGCCTTGGGCGAACGCCTGGCCGCACTGCGCGCGCAACTGCCGCCGGACCGGATCGGCGCTGCCGGGCAACTGCAGGAATGGCAGCAGGACTGGGACCTGCAGGCGCCGGAACCGCATCATCGTCACGTCTCGCATCTTTACGCCTTGCACCCCTCCAGCCAGATCAACCTGCGTGACACGCCGGCGCTCGCCGAAGCCGCGCGGCGCTCGTTGCAGCGCCGGGGTGATAGCGCTACCGGTTGGGGGCTAGGATGGCGCCTGAACCTGTGGGCGCGGTTGCGCGATGGCGAGCATGCGCATCGCATTCTGGCGATGCTGCTGTCGCCCGAGCGCACCTATCCCAACCTGTTCGACGCGCATCCGCCGTTCCAGATCGACGGCAACTTCGGCGGCACCGCGGGCATCACCGAAATGCTGCTGCAGAGTTGGGGCGACAGCATCTGGCTGTTGCCGGCGCTGCCGCAGGCCTGGCCGCACGGGCAGGTGCGCGGCCTGCGCGTGCGCGGCGCGGCCGGCGTGGACCTGTCCTGGCGCGACGGTCGCCTGCGGCATGCGCGGCTGAGCAGCGAGCGGGGCGGGCACTACACTTTGGTTTACGGCGGGCAGTCCGTGACTGCCGACCTTTCTCCTGGAGCGACGATGGACCTGGGTTTGCGCGACGATCGGCTGGTGCGGCAATGA
- a CDS encoding TIM-barrel domain-containing protein → MHTSNRPVRLAMKPLPRLLALSLALLAVGAHAQEVKKDADGVTVQPSAKGAAAVRLQVVDSGIIRVSADPDGDFKRTPSLMRVPVQGDTAYQFETQGDTVRVKTAKLTAQVSTVDGHVSFADAAGKPLLSEVAGGRSFSPLKVEGKSYLSTRQRFASPDDEAFYGFGQHQQGWMNQKGRNVELLQSNIDMAVPYLVSSRNYGILWDNNSITRMGDPRGLQPLPASLKLYDAKGKPGALTARYSVNGKQVVERREKELNYQYIKDLAKFPAKAKPSDKSRMQVSWEGEIEARSGGEHSFSLYASEYAKLWVDGKLVVDRWRQNWNPWHNEFTLALQPGQRHKIKVEWDLIDPSYIALLHRDPLPAAEAKELSLWSEAGQMIDYYVVAGADADQVIAGYRELTGKAVLLPKWAYGFWQSRERYKSQDELVGVLAEYRKRKLPIDNIVLDWSYWPENAWGSHEFDPAHFPDPDGMIKSVHDLHAQIMISVWPKFYPTTANYKELDAAGHMYKRNVAVGELDWIGKGYKNSFYDPYSAQAQAIYWRQIDEKLNRRGIDAWWMDADEPDVHSNLDIGERKARTTPTALGPSTEFFNSYPLPHTHGVYAGDRAADGKRVFILSRKGYAGTQRNAVAVWSGDIVSRWDDMRDQISAGVNVSMSGLPNWTFDIGGFAVEKRYEDQDPAHQAEWRELNTRWFQFGAFVPLFRSHGQFPFREIWNIAPEGTPYYASMAYYSRLRYALLPYVYTLAGDTYHRDGSMMRGLPMDFPHDPKVADLNDEYLFGPAFLVAPVTRFGATSRQVYLPAGTSWIDFNSGKRYEGGQSIEAAAPLERMPLFVRAGAIVPTTTVQQYVDEVPNAPLTVVVYTGADGQFSLYEDDGKGYGYEKGEFSRIPLRWDEAKGVLSIGAREGSWPGMQAKRTINVRFVDGVRAETGALEPKADTTVQYSGKALSVARKAAKGAKRGKGAKAR, encoded by the coding sequence ATGCACACCTCGAACCGTCCCGTGCGCCTGGCGATGAAACCGCTGCCGCGTCTGCTGGCCTTGTCGCTGGCGCTGCTCGCCGTCGGCGCCCACGCGCAGGAAGTGAAGAAGGACGCCGATGGCGTCACCGTGCAGCCCAGCGCCAAGGGCGCGGCGGCGGTGCGGCTGCAGGTGGTGGACAGCGGCATCATCCGCGTCAGCGCAGACCCGGACGGCGATTTCAAGCGCACGCCCAGCCTGATGCGGGTGCCGGTGCAGGGCGACACCGCCTACCAGTTCGAGACGCAGGGCGACACGGTGCGGGTCAAGACCGCCAAGCTCACCGCGCAGGTGTCCACCGTCGATGGCCATGTCAGCTTCGCCGATGCGGCGGGCAAGCCCTTGCTGTCGGAAGTGGCGGGCGGGCGCAGCTTCTCGCCGCTCAAGGTGGAGGGCAAGTCCTACCTGAGCACCCGCCAGCGCTTCGCCTCGCCCGACGACGAGGCCTTCTACGGCTTCGGCCAGCACCAGCAGGGCTGGATGAACCAGAAGGGGCGCAACGTCGAGCTGCTGCAGAGCAATATCGACATGGCGGTGCCGTACCTGGTGTCCAGCCGCAACTACGGCATCCTCTGGGACAACAACTCCATCACCCGCATGGGCGACCCGCGCGGCCTGCAGCCGCTGCCGGCCTCGCTGAAGCTGTACGACGCCAAGGGCAAGCCGGGCGCGCTGACCGCGCGCTATTCGGTCAACGGCAAGCAGGTGGTCGAGCGCCGCGAGAAGGAACTCAACTACCAGTACATCAAGGATCTGGCCAAGTTCCCGGCCAAGGCCAAGCCCAGCGACAAGAGCCGCATGCAGGTGAGCTGGGAAGGCGAGATCGAGGCCAGGAGCGGCGGCGAGCACAGCTTCTCGCTGTACGCCAGCGAGTACGCCAAGCTGTGGGTGGACGGCAAGCTGGTGGTCGACCGCTGGCGCCAGAACTGGAACCCCTGGCACAACGAATTCACCCTCGCGCTGCAGCCGGGCCAGCGGCACAAGATCAAGGTCGAGTGGGACCTGATCGACCCGAGCTACATCGCGCTGCTGCACCGCGACCCGCTGCCGGCGGCCGAAGCCAAGGAACTGTCGCTGTGGTCCGAGGCCGGGCAGATGATCGATTACTACGTCGTGGCCGGCGCCGACGCCGACCAGGTCATCGCCGGCTACCGCGAACTGACCGGCAAGGCGGTGCTGCTGCCGAAGTGGGCCTATGGCTTCTGGCAGAGCCGCGAGCGCTACAAGAGCCAGGACGAGCTGGTCGGCGTGCTGGCCGAGTACCGCAAGCGCAAGCTGCCGATCGACAATATCGTGCTCGACTGGTCGTACTGGCCGGAGAACGCGTGGGGCTCGCACGAGTTCGACCCGGCGCATTTCCCCGATCCCGACGGCATGATCAAGTCGGTGCACGACCTGCACGCGCAGATCATGATTTCGGTGTGGCCCAAGTTCTACCCGACCACCGCCAACTACAAGGAACTCGACGCCGCCGGGCACATGTACAAGCGCAACGTCGCAGTCGGCGAGCTGGACTGGATCGGCAAGGGCTACAAGAATTCCTTCTACGATCCGTACTCGGCGCAGGCGCAGGCGATCTACTGGCGGCAGATCGACGAGAAGCTCAACCGCCGCGGCATCGACGCCTGGTGGATGGACGCCGACGAGCCGGACGTGCACTCCAACCTTGACATCGGCGAGCGCAAGGCGCGCACCACGCCGACCGCGCTGGGTCCGTCCACCGAGTTCTTCAATTCCTATCCGTTGCCGCACACCCATGGGGTCTACGCGGGCGACCGTGCCGCCGACGGCAAGCGCGTGTTCATCCTCTCGCGCAAGGGCTATGCGGGTACGCAGCGCAATGCGGTGGCGGTGTGGAGCGGGGACATCGTCTCGCGCTGGGACGACATGCGCGACCAGATCTCCGCCGGCGTCAACGTCTCCATGTCCGGCCTGCCGAACTGGACCTTCGACATCGGCGGTTTCGCGGTGGAGAAGCGCTACGAGGACCAGGATCCGGCGCACCAGGCCGAATGGCGCGAGCTCAACACGCGCTGGTTCCAGTTCGGCGCGTTCGTGCCGCTGTTCCGCTCGCACGGCCAGTTCCCGTTCCGCGAGATCTGGAACATCGCCCCGGAAGGCACGCCGTACTACGCCAGCATGGCCTACTACAGCCGCCTGCGCTATGCCCTGCTGCCGTACGTCTACACCCTGGCCGGCGACACCTACCATCGCGACGGCAGCATGATGCGCGGCCTGCCGATGGACTTCCCGCACGATCCCAAGGTCGCCGACCTCAACGACGAGTACCTGTTCGGGCCGGCGTTCCTGGTCGCGCCGGTGACCCGCTTCGGCGCCACCTCGCGCCAGGTCTACCTGCCGGCCGGCACCTCGTGGATCGACTTCAACAGCGGCAAGCGCTACGAAGGCGGGCAGAGCATCGAGGCCGCCGCGCCGCTGGAGCGCATGCCGCTGTTCGTGCGCGCCGGCGCCATCGTGCCCACCACCACCGTGCAGCAGTACGTGGACGAAGTGCCGAACGCGCCGCTGACCGTGGTCGTCTACACCGGCGCCGACGGCCAGTTCTCGCTGTACGAGGACGACGGCAAGGGCTACGGCTACGAGAAGGGCGAGTTCAGCCGCATCCCGCTGCGCTGGGACGAGGCCAAGGGCGTGCTGAGCATCGGCGCGCGCGAAGGCAGCTGGCCGGGCATGCAGGCCAAGCGCACCATCAATGTGCGTTTCGTCGACGGCGTGCGCGCGGAGACCGGTGCGCTGGAGCCCAAGGCCGACACCACCGTGCAGTACAGCGGCAAGGCCCTGAGCGTGGCGCGCAAGGCGGCGAAGGGCGCCAAGCGCGGCAAGGGCGCCAAGGCCAGGTGA